In Dehalococcoidia bacterium, the sequence GCACGCGGTCCACCAGGTCGAGGTCGAACATCGAGCCGAGCACGCGCCCGCCGCCCTCGACCAGCAGCGTGAGAATGCCGCGCTGTCCCAGCGCCGGCAGCAGCTCTTCGAGATCGACGTGGCCGAGCCGCTGCGGCAGCACCAGCACCTCGGCGCCTTCATTCTCCATCACGTGGCGCCAGTTCTCGCCGGACTTATCGGTGGTGGCGATCAGCACATGGCCCGGCGCGGAAAGGATATGCGCCTGCTCCGGGATGCGGCCGTTGGAGTCCACGATCACACGCAGCGGCTGGCGGATGCCCTCGGCCGAGCCACCCGGCCGAGCGGTCATCTGCGGATCGTCGATCAGCACCGTG encodes:
- a CDS encoding dihydrofolate reductase family protein, yielding TVLIDDPQMTARPGGSAEGIRQPLRVIVDSNGRIPEQAHILSAPGHVLIATTDKSGENWRHVMENEGAEVLVLPQRLGHVDLEELLPALGQRGILTLLVEGGGRVLGSMFDLDLVDRVQAIIAPIIIGGEDAPTAVEGEGVEQMAHATRLVEVEVQQIGVDIIVQGYVPGRTPDDWQIPDEGTGKRE